Part of the Primulina huaijiensis isolate GDHJ02 chromosome 15, ASM1229523v2, whole genome shotgun sequence genome is shown below.
TGGATTGGTGGACGTTATTATATACTGTTTGGAGTAACATGGACTAAGTGTATCCCATATAATATTATAACATGCAGATTGtgcaattttttataaattttctctGTGATAAAATGCATTTTTTAATCAAGGGTCTAAGTTTTCTCGTATGTATGATATTGACATAGCTGTATAAGATTGTGATTTTATATCGTACTTTGAGTCATATGATCTGTATCCCATTTCTCTTTAATCTCTTTCTGCACTTGCTACAGGATTATTCTCACCCACTTTGAATTGTTCGATGAAGACTTATAAGCTGTCAGATCTGACTAGGACAGAGGTTGATAGCCTCAAAGCTCGTCCTCGAATTGATTTTTCCTCTATTTTCGTTGTGGTGAGTCCTGATGTTGCTGCCCAAGTTGGCAACTCTTTCattgaaatgtattttcctGTTCTTCAGATTTTTCTGGGGAAAACGTGTttcataaatatcatgtttcTTAGCTGCTAAACTTGAATTTCTCTGACTTGGCTGCTAAATCAGGTTCAGCCCATTGTGGATGACATCCGAAGCAGAGGCGATGCAGCTGTCAAGGAGTTAGTGCTTCGTTACTCCTTCATTCTGATATTGGTTTATTTTTGTTGTCAGAAAATTGGCCATGCAACATACCAGTTCAAACTTCCATCAGAGTAGTTTTGGGGGGATGGGATACTTGAGGGCTCATTATGGTTGGAGAAAAATTGCGAGCACACATTTTTTGATTGGGTAGTAGCATAAAGAGTCGCTTTGATTTGACTTGGTTTATAGAGTGAATGATTTCTAAGCTGCCTCAGTTTCAGAGGGAAACAATAATTATGGTGTATTATTTTACTTGTGTTCTACAACCATGACATGTTAAACTATCTAGATCATGGAGTTGTTTTTAACTATTGGGGCTAATCTCTGAATTTGATAGAgattttgaaagaaagattAGAATGAAAGTTTTAGTAAATCCTACCTAATTAACTTAACACAATTATCATTCTGGTACAAGATGCTTAATGGGTATCTGTGCAAGAGCCAAGAGTTTATAACATTTTGTTTTCCTGTGTTGGTAATCTATCCTTCTAGGACCGATAGTTTGATCTTGGAAAAGcaatattttctataaaataaaaaattggagTATCCTAATTAGCTCTAGGATCCTCGTTCTGCTGAGAGTgcaaaaatgaataataaagATCCTGATAAGAACTGCTTGTAGCCTCAGAACCAAGTGCCTCCTCATGTGTATGTTCCCATGGTTCTTTAGTAGAGGATTGTGGCTCTTGCCAACTCCTATTctggttttcttttctttttactCTGCATCTTCGTGCCTTTTGAAAGAAGTCGTGGAATAAAATTGTTTCTGCCTTTTCTAAAATGAGATGTTTGGCACACTTTGAACAATTGCAATGATGATTAAATTGCTTATATATTTTTGACAGCTATACAATTCGGTTTGACAAAGTAAAACTAGACAGTGTAATAGAGAATGTCAATGATCTTCCAAATCCAGTGGTACATATCTTCTCAACGTGTTCAAAAATGGATCATGCTACTCTTTTGTGTTGTTGATTGTGAATTCACATTGTGCTAGTACTAACAGTTGCTTCTATAATTAGCTCGATCCAGCTGTTCAAGAAGCTTTTGATGTGGCTTATGATAACATTTTTGCTTTTCATGCTGCACAAAAGCCAGTTGAAAAAATTGTTGAGAACATGCAAGTAAGCCATGCGTGAGTGAGAATGTTGTTCCACCATGATGGTGTTCTTGGAACATTTGGGGCGTAACTGAGTACAATTTTTACAGGGTGTTAGATGCAAAAGGGTGGCACGAAGCATTTCATCTGTGGGTCTTTATGTTCCTGGTGGGACCGCCGTATTACCTTCAACTGCTTTGATGCTTTCAGTTGTATGTAACTTCATTTACTACATCTGTTTCATATGCAAGTTTCTCGAACTATTGTTGTGATTGTATCCACTTTGCTGATATGGTTTTCCCTAAACCAGCCTGCTCAGATCGCTGGATGCAAGACCATTGTGCTTGCAACTCCCCCTGCTCAAGATGGCAGCATTTGTAAAGTAATTGGTCTCATCTTAAAGTATTATAAGGTTGCTATATATTGCTCACTAGCCATGGCTTGTCTTGTCTTGTAGGAGGTTGTTTATTGTGCTAAGAAAGCTGGTGTAACTCACATTCTTAAAGCTGGGGGTGCTCAGGTCAGAAGCGGTATATATTTTAGCTGTATGTATTATGTATTCACACTAAATACGCTTTGTGATGCTTTGAAATTTGATGTATTACGTTCAGGCAATCTCTGCCATGGCATGGGGGACTGAATCTTGTCCCAAGGTACCACATTACTATattcattttattaatatcaCATTCTTGACTTTAGTGAACACGGAGAAAGATATACGGGCCTGAAAATCAGTTTATCACAGCTTTGAAAGTAGGTTGAGAAGAAATACATGCCTGGGAGCTTCACTACTAGCGGTTTtacaacaattttattttactttgttTCAATGTTTATATGATTATTCAGCACCACTTTTTATGTAGGTTGAGAAGATATACGGGCCTGGAAATCAGTATGTCACAGCTGCAAAAATGCTTCTGCAGGTATTCTTTGATTTTGATGGCTAAAAAATTATTGCTTTGAACTTTTTTTTGTACATTTTATTACTTACAAAGTTGTTAAACTATCATCCTTGCTCAATAGAACAGTGAGGCTATGATTTCAATAGACATGCCAGCTGGACCATCAGAAGTGCTCGTCATTGCTGATAAACATGCCAGTCCTGTTCACATAGCAGCAGATTTACTATCACAGGTGCTTGGCAATTTATAAAATACAACATTCTTTGattttacttattattatatctGAATAATCATCATAAATTTTTGCTGCCTCGGTTatggttctttttttttttttagtgaaaaacataatagttttgtttatatattgacCAAAGAAAAGATTCAAATAAGTTAGAGATGTTACCTAAAACATGTTATGATAGCAAATTCAAGGTAGAGTAACAAGGGAATTTCACTTTTTTTGTTGCCATTTATGATGTTTCAAGGTAATTACATAGGAGATCCTTTTGTTAACTATTAGATTAACTGTGATATGCTGTTATGTTTTTCTGATTGTTCAAAAGATGATGCTCTCAATTGTAGGCTGAGCATGGGCCTGACAGCCAAGTCGTTCTTGTAGTTGCTGGAAATGATGTGGATCTAACTGCTATCCTGGATGAAATTAACAAGCAATGCCAAAGCCTTCCCCGGGGAGACTTTGCTTCAAAAGCGCTAGGTCATAGCTTCACTGTTTTTGCACGCGATATGGTTGAGGTTTGCCTGGGCCTTTTTGAATATATATTCTTACTGTACAAAATTGTCCTTAAAATATTCATACATCATCGGCTGTATAAAGTTTGAACATGATAGGtcaaatttttattgaaaaagagTTAAGGCTGTCAATTCCACAGGTTTTAGGAATTATAGATAGTGCATGgcaaattattttgttgatgTTTTTACTCAATTCTGTTAGGTTAGGCATTCGTACTTTTTTAGTCCAAATTTTACTAGGGCTAAATTGCACCTCTTTGCTGCACTCAGGCAATTGGCTTTTCTAATTTGTATGCACCGGAGCATTTGATAATCAATGTGAAAGATGCTGAAAAGTGGGAAAGTTTCGTCGAGAATGCAGGTTATTGCTATGCATGTCCTTTGTTCTATGTCTTCTGGTTTTTGCTGGTTGTATCATTTGCATGGTACTTCTATTACTTTCTATTGCTGCCATTCTAATTTGTTATTGGTGCATAAGTATTGGGGTACATGTTACAAAGGTAGATCAAATTTGATGTTATCTTCGTTGTAATAAATTTGTGATAGTTTTATTGTGATTGCGATTAATGAATACTATATAAGATTTCCAAGACTATATAATCATAAATGTGTGCTTTCCACGTTCTAGATTGATATCTCACCAACAATTTTTTAGACGAGAACTTATTGAatttacatggtttatactcCATGCAGGTTCTGTATTTTTGGGTCCATGGACGCCTGAGAGCGTGGGAGACTATGCAAGTGGTACCAATCACGTTCTTCCTACTTATGGTTATGCACGGATGTATGGTGGAGTGTCATTAGATGCCTTCTTGAAGTACATCACAGTACAGTCGCTGACAGAAGAAGGGTTAAGGAAGCTCGGGCCTTATGTAGCAACCATGGCTGAGGTCGAGGGTCTGGATGCGCACAAGAGAGCCGTGACCCTCAGACTGCAGGACATTGAAGCTAGACAATTGTCAAATCTGAGATAAGTATGTCAAATTCCTTATGCTTCTCTGTGCGATTATCAGCTCAGGACAAACATCTTTAAATTGTCtgattgttataatttttttatcttgatgGTGGATAACAATGTCGTATCTTACCGGGTAGAAATTAATTCACCCGAGAAACAAAATGTTGACAAAAATTTGAACGATGGTAAGACCAATATGTAGTAAACCATTGGGGAACTACATATTTTTCAGGTTACTTTCATTTCTTTGATTGCACTGTTATGAGATCACTTTTTTCCAAtcaagaattttttaaattatggtaTAGTTGTTATGAGACAGTATGAATTGTATAtactaacaaaataataatggtTGAGGGCATATATCAATTTAATAATGTTTTGGGTGTTTACAATGCACGTGTAATAATGCTGCTCTCTTGTGAAATGAAGATTAAGAAAAACCATATAGTGAGGATACAAGAAACACGCTAACCCTGAAGAGGGAAACACGTTATATTTTGTAGCTAAACCTGTAggatgatattttaaaaaaaaattatggtaggaaaatttcaaaatatttttataaagagtttaaaatatattttcaccgATGTATTTTTTGGGTATTACATTTACATAAAAGTAGAACTTTTAAAGCTATTTCTGGAAGTTTAAGAAATGATTTGTCATGGAACATCTGTGGGGAAACTTGTCTCAAAACCCAAACTAATATAAATATGAAGTATAAAAACGATTTGTCACTCCCCATCAAGCTTTGGTTTTTTAAACTAGCAAAATTTGGAAATATTCAAAGACGAGTGTCTAACTTTTTTATGACTAATATCTTATAttataattgcataaaatacTAACATCGCACGACATAATTAGTTACATTGATGTCTACTACAAGTTTACAAAGCCAAATACATAGATATTCATAGTAGATGAAGTGGGGTTTCTTGATTGTTATTAGACTCTTGTTGAAGCTGTGCTGCAAACTGCAAGTTCCATATCACATCTTCAAGGGAAGGCCTGTCACATTCTTCATTCGATAGGCATCTCACACAAACCTCCATTACAGTCTTCAGTGAATCGTCTGAACATTCCTTGCTAACCGAAGGGTCAACCACACTCTTCCGACCCATCGCGTCTGCTGTTAGGCTCACTGATAACTGCAGAATTTACGTTTTCAGAAAAGTTAGACATCTCTACATTTGCTGCAATATTAGCTTTAAATATAATTGTTTTTAGTTCAGGGGGCGCGGCTTTATCGCCTGCCACTCACATAGGATTGAAAATTGAAGCATGTTCGTTAATATATGATACATATTTCAAGAATTCTCTCTCTGTATGTTTCTCCTAACTCCGATGAAGATGTTAGTTAACTCTGTCTACCCAATTTTAAGGCAAATAAACTTACAATGTCTTTCGAAATATGCACATCATTTATGGAAACAATTGCTCGTCCAACTACCATTTCAAGCAATATTACTCCGAAGTCGTAAACATCATTTCTGGCCTCACAGTTCAATCTGCGGGAAAAAGAAAGCGTCCACAGTAAAGCTTCGCTTGTGCTTAGAAAAAGGGGACAACAGCAGAAGACTAGTGAACTAATAACAGAAACTTACATTGATCCCATATTTTCTTTCGATCCACAGGGCGAAATTCCAATCTCATCCTAAAAGcagaaaaaggaaagaaataaaaaaataaaaagaagaagCAAACTCAAGCCACAATTTTTCACAGTTGATGCAGAATATACTTGCGAAATTGATTTAGCTCTTTAGTGGTGAAACATAATGATACGTGATTATTATATCAGAAACAGATCTTGACCTACCGATTTTCGATTCTCTGCCAATAATGGTAAATTGTATTTACTGATCTTCACATGGAGATTATGGTCCAACAGAATATCTGTTATCTTCAGTTGATTCAAATATACACCAGGTGTAATCCCTGTATGAAGAAACTGGATACCCCCTGCAACCTCTATTGCAGCAGCTATTCGTTGTGTCCATGTGAACTTTTGTTTTGATTGTACATCTATTGAATGGGCAGTAATCAGAACGATGGTTTGTCTGATTTAGAAAATGCATTTTATTTCAGATTAGCTTACGTTACCTGAGACATATCTTCTTAATGTACCATCTGGCACGTACTCGAACACGAGAAATATTCTGCTGAAACTTGAGTCATTTTGACAGCAGTCAAAGCAGTGGCCTATTGCACTGACTAGATGGCAGTGTCTAAGTTTCTGAACCAACTCAAGTTGGTTTGTATAGCTCTGAACACTATGTCTTTTTTTCACTTTCAAATTTCTTATGGCGACAGTAGTCCCATCTGTCAGCCATCCTTTGTATACCTGATTTCAGGCAAAAACAGATGAGGCACGTCGTACTGATCCCCTTGTCCCAATTAGTGTGTAACATGAGTCGTGAAAAACATAACTAACTCGCTAACAAAATATAAGCTTCACTTGATGCATTAACAATGAAAATGGTAACGGGAGTAACCAACGGATGTATCCCATAAGAGATACATATGACGAGAGCAAGAGAGGAACATTACTGGAATAAAGAGGTACCTGCCCATTAGAACCCTCCCCGATAATATTCGTTGCATTGAAGTTATTTGTAGCCTCCTTAATCTCATCCAGAACGAAAGTTCTATAAGGTGGGATGCCTAGTGCTCCCAACTTCATTGTTTCATAAATGTATCCTGTCAACAAATAGTATATTTGATGTCCTTGTGAAAAACGCCCatatgtataattatttttaaataaaagtggGATGATTGCCATTACATTGATACCCACCCCAATCAAACAGTGGTCTGTGGAAAAAATTTATAAGGCGTATAAGGCTAAACAACATATTGCTTTTGCAATTTGTGCTGATTACTCTTGTAAAATAAAGGATAAATATAAAGTTACTGTAGCAAAACCCATAGTAAAGAATATCACTTGCACAAGCCTATGAAATCAGggcatgataaaaaaaaatgttattagaACACAGCTGCCTCTAAAAACTCGCGGGCCAGTGTGCTCATGCACAGGAGGAGCCACCTCATCTTTTGCAAGCCACATTTGGAATTCCACCGTTGGTGGATTGATTTATCAGATCGTGAAGAGGACTCCATATTTTGCAGGAGGTGAAGGTACTACCTCTGTTGGTTTGGTTTGTGGAAAGAGCTTTCTAGCAAACTCATGGTAGATAATCTCGTTTGCAAGCCCATGGGTCCGGGTGTGGCATGTGCAGCCCTCTTCTCCCTGCCCATGAACTTGAATTCCGTATACACCAAATTTTTCACAACAATAGCGATGATATCAAAGCTGCTTTATAATGTTAAAAGGATGGTATCTGATAAACGAGGGGAAAACattataaaagaaagaaaacactTCACTCACTTGCATCCTTGAGCAGCTGAAGCGTATTTCCAGGCAATATCCTATGTACCATCAATCTTGTGTGTGAGATCTTCTTCAAATTCCTGTGTAAAGCTTCCCTTTTCACAAGCAAAAAAGCCACACCAAAAATTGCCATTGTCCCAACAACCCCTCCAACCATACTCGATGCAAGAACCACTCTACTGTACGGCCTTTTCTCCTCTTTTTTATGAGGTAAAATTCTTACTGCCAAAGCTTCGGTATGACAGAAGGGTTCAACATGCTGCTGTCTATATTTTCTGGATAAACAATTCCCACCATACAAAACAACACTTTCTTTAGAATCATATCCCAGACAATCTGGTAATTCCCCTGTTAGACGATTTTCGgacaaattcaagaatttgagTTGTGCATTGCAAGGCATGTCATGTAAGAGTTTTCCAGTGAATCTATTTCCACCGATGTTTAAATAAGTTAACGATGGCACTGTCAAAAGTGATAGCGGAAATGGCCCTACAAATTCATTCAAAGAGATATCCAACTTTTGTAACTGATAACAAGAACTCAATTCATCTGATACTGGAAACTGAAACTTATTTTTCCTGAGTACTAAGGAAACCAACTTTTTGGGAAAACTAGCGGATTCAGGCCCAAGAAAGTTGTCTTCTAAATCAAGAACTTGAAGATTTACCAACTTGTGAAGTTTTGGCACAAGCCCAGACAGATTATTCTCAGATAACACCAAAATCCTCAGATTTACCAAAGCAGACAGTGCATTTGGGAATGATCCATTTAATGAATTGTTCCTTAAATTCAAAACACTCAATGCTGGTAAAAATCCTAGCCATTCAGGTACTTTACCAGAGAACCTGTTGTTATCCATGACAAGGGTCTGTAGGCCTTTTAAGAATGAAATCTCTGCAGGAATGGGGCCATCAAAAGAATTTGAACTAATGTTAAGAATTTCCAGGGAAGATAATCTCCCGATTTCTGAAGGTAATGGCCCTCTTAGACCTAAAGATACTAAAGACAACACTTTCAAACTGGGGAAACAAGCTAGATTTGAAAACAAGGTGGAAGTAGAAAAATCTTCAACCAGATTTGGGAACCATCTGTTTCCAGTTAAACGGAACTGCGTTATATTGTCTTCATAGCAAGAAAGAGTGAGAATTTGGGTTGGTTCTGAGTTGCAAAACTCTGGATTATCATTCCACCCGCTTAAATCTGGTGGGAAGTTGAATTGATTCTTGATTTTCAAAAGGGTCTCAAATTGTGGAGGTTGCAACTGCTCTGAGTAATGGAATATCAAGAAGAGTAGGGAGAGGAAAGGTAAGGCAAAACGTCTCGGTTTATCCATTGATGCTACGCATGAAATGGACAAAGTAGCATTTGTTGATATTTGAATCCACCGATTTTCTTGATTGAACATTTATTAAGTGCAACATATATCATTTGATGTccaaaatgatattaaaaaaaagttatctGATGAGGACTTTCTTAATGGTCCCAACTAATAATTCTCATCAAAAACTAGAAAGAAAATGGCTGAATTGCTAAGCAACCTCTCTCATTGCATAGAAAATTGATTGCACAAGGTTTTCTGATAGAATCATGTGAAatcaaaccaaaacttattcCCAGCGTACGTATTATGATGTATATCAGTTATATGGGATGAAACGAGGCACTCATAACCTGTCCATGAACTTATAGTTAAGCATTCAGTAGTTAAGTACGTGCATGCAAAGTAGGAATCagatgtcagtttctaggaatGGGACATTTGCTCTGAGAAGTATTTTCCCGAGGAACAAGATTGAATGAATAAATACAAGTGTCCAAAACAAATTCACATGCAGGATTTCCTTTACATTGCATGTTGGGCTGactaaatattttgtttgttagTAACAAAGAAAATAAGGTATGCACtgttttgtgattatttttctATATTATAAATTCAGTTTTACAggtgttttaaaaatatagaaaatttatttttaaagtggTTTATTTTGAGCAATAAAACTTGTACATTCGGCTACAAACAAATGTGTCACGGGTGTCCTTTTTCATGGCCCGAATTGCCTACTGAAATTATTCACCGTAAAAGATGGTTTTACTTTTAACttcttaattaatatattgccttcttatttattgtttagttttaaatatgttaatttatattcttattcatatttttaaatatatgtggTTATTAGTATTTGGTCTTTTATTATGCTTACACATTTtacaatatgtttttttttatctaattatttagatttttttatttagcttttcattatttaaattaaattaattaaagtttataaATAACTTAGTATTGAATtctgtgaattttctttggtgtcttGTTAATTGTTTTTTCCATGCcctcattaattattttatgcattatttatttgttttgtcaTCACACTTTATCTTaatttatattgattattttcaaaatatggtTATAACTTATGtgtttacataaaatttatatgtaaccAACATTTTTTTGTGGTTTACATTTATGATCCAttacttgaataaaatatagtaaaagatcgttgttatatgctttttttttagagtttctaattttataatttgtaatCACTTTGTAATATTTGTAGAACTTATgcgtttaaaaaatattttttgcaaccaaaatttttcatatttacattTACAAATTAATTGAATAAAACAAGATAAAAGATCATTATAATTAGAGCCGTCAATTTGAGTTGGGTCCATCAAGTTGACCCACTTCGCAAAACAATTTaagtgagttgggttgaaattttgtaaaTTCATTTAAAGGTGGGCCTAAATGAGTTCTTGGGGGCCTAGGCAGGCCGAGTAGAGCAGGCTCGGGTTGGCCCGCGAGTCTGGAAGAGAAATGTTTTAAGcattatgaatttatgaatttatggtgatatttatatttttagtgaaaactgtgaatttttgtgttaattttttttgtctaaAATATACTCGTGtgaaatcaataattttatttatgaaacgatatattgaattaattgtaaagattttttatatttattttgtggGTCGGTCTTCTAACCCCGCAACTCACCCTAATTGTGATATGGTTTTTTAGAATTTCTAATTTCCTAATCTGTAATTCATTTGCTTTTGATGTTGATTAGAACTTGtatgtttaaataaatattttttgcaaccaatatatttttttggtttacatttatatgttattttaataaaatacggtaaaaaatattatgatatgtcttttttttttatttatcattaatcATAAATTGTatgtttaaataaaagttatatgcatgttttttttaggatttttaattttttaatatctttattCTACATTTCTACTTTTGACCATTAGTCAATATTTTACAtgattatatttgatttatttatttttattatttcttaataaacctataaaaaattacaaaaaaattgtaTTGATATCGTTCACCGTTTATCATGATATGTTTACCGTTTAcgagcatgaaatattttttattgcatTAATTGTTTATCTAACATTATCAAGAACAATTTACTATTAAAAAAAGATTATGTCTATTGTGAAAATGTCTCATGGATCTATATCCGTGAGACAGACCAACCCGATccaatttaatcataaaaagtaaaatcattttttgtataaaaaataatatattttcatgagtTGGAGGATCAGATTGGAGATCCGTCTCATGAAATTAACTCGTGAAAAGatttcacataagtttttgccttaaaaaataacaaatgagATTTAAGTTTTTTCTAATGTATTCATATAATTGAAGaataaaattttgatcaataaaataatatttatttcaaaaaataacatGGTTAAGAACATTGATGTATTTGTCTAATCTATTATCATTGAGAGGAATGTTATTTGCACTCCATAATTTGTTTACCATTTTATCTAACTGATTGTCAACATTACGCTCCCTAATTGTTAGTTAATTCTCAAAActtgaaattcaatttttttcacaTTAAGTAATTGTAATTATCGCCTTTTAGTTAATTCTCAAAACTTtacattcatttttttttcacattAAGTATTATAATGattggattttaaaatttaatcataatt
Proteins encoded:
- the LOC140960313 gene encoding histidinol dehydrogenase, chloroplastic isoform X1 produces the protein MDGRLISLRQTFIPSKITRSHPSKFPTNGLFSPTLNCSMKTYKLSDLTRTEVDSLKARPRIDFSSIFVVVQPIVDDIRSRGDAAVKDYTIRFDKVKLDSVIENVNDLPNPVLDPAVQEAFDVAYDNIFAFHAAQKPVEKIVENMQGVRCKRVARSISSVGLYVPGGTAVLPSTALMLSVPAQIAGCKTIVLATPPAQDGSICKEVVYCAKKAGVTHILKAGGAQAISAMAWGTESCPKVEKIYGPGNQYVTAAKMLLQNSEAMISIDMPAGPSEVLVIADKHASPVHIAADLLSQAEHGPDSQVVLVVAGNDVDLTAILDEINKQCQSLPRGDFASKALGHSFTVFARDMVEAIGFSNLYAPEHLIINVKDAEKWESFVENAGSVFLGPWTPESVGDYASGTNHVLPTYGYARMYGGVSLDAFLKYITVQSLTEEGLRKLGPYVATMAEVEGLDAHKRAVTLRLQDIEARQLSNLR
- the LOC140960313 gene encoding histidinol dehydrogenase, chloroplastic isoform X2, with amino-acid sequence MDGRLISLRQTFIPSKITRSHPRLFSPTLNCSMKTYKLSDLTRTEVDSLKARPRIDFSSIFVVVQPIVDDIRSRGDAAVKDYTIRFDKVKLDSVIENVNDLPNPVLDPAVQEAFDVAYDNIFAFHAAQKPVEKIVENMQGVRCKRVARSISSVGLYVPGGTAVLPSTALMLSVPAQIAGCKTIVLATPPAQDGSICKEVVYCAKKAGVTHILKAGGAQAISAMAWGTESCPKVEKIYGPGNQYVTAAKMLLQNSEAMISIDMPAGPSEVLVIADKHASPVHIAADLLSQAEHGPDSQVVLVVAGNDVDLTAILDEINKQCQSLPRGDFASKALGHSFTVFARDMVEAIGFSNLYAPEHLIINVKDAEKWESFVENAGSVFLGPWTPESVGDYASGTNHVLPTYGYARMYGGVSLDAFLKYITVQSLTEEGLRKLGPYVATMAEVEGLDAHKRAVTLRLQDIEARQLSNLR
- the LOC140960313 gene encoding histidinol dehydrogenase, chloroplastic isoform X3; this translates as MKTYKLSDLTRTEVDSLKARPRIDFSSIFVVVQPIVDDIRSRGDAAVKDYTIRFDKVKLDSVIENVNDLPNPVLDPAVQEAFDVAYDNIFAFHAAQKPVEKIVENMQGVRCKRVARSISSVGLYVPGGTAVLPSTALMLSVPAQIAGCKTIVLATPPAQDGSICKEVVYCAKKAGVTHILKAGGAQAISAMAWGTESCPKVEKIYGPGNQYVTAAKMLLQNSEAMISIDMPAGPSEVLVIADKHASPVHIAADLLSQAEHGPDSQVVLVVAGNDVDLTAILDEINKQCQSLPRGDFASKALGHSFTVFARDMVEAIGFSNLYAPEHLIINVKDAEKWESFVENAGSVFLGPWTPESVGDYASGTNHVLPTYGYARMYGGVSLDAFLKYITVQSLTEEGLRKLGPYVATMAEVEGLDAHKRAVTLRLQDIEARQLSNLR
- the LOC140960312 gene encoding probable inactive leucine-rich repeat receptor-like protein kinase At3g03770, whose product is MFNQENRWIQISTNATLSISCVASMDKPRRFALPFLSLLFLIFHYSEQLQPPQFETLLKIKNQFNFPPDLSGWNDNPEFCNSEPTQILTLSCYEDNITQFRLTGNRWFPNLVEDFSTSTLFSNLACFPSLKVLSLVSLGLRGPLPSEIGRLSSLEILNISSNSFDGPIPAEISFLKGLQTLVMDNNRFSGKVPEWLGFLPALSVLNLRNNSLNGSFPNALSALVNLRILVLSENNLSGLVPKLHKLVNLQVLDLEDNFLGPESASFPKKLVSLVLRKNKFQFPVSDELSSCYQLQKLDISLNEFVGPFPLSLLTVPSLTYLNIGGNRFTGKLLHDMPCNAQLKFLNLSENRLTGELPDCLGYDSKESVVLYGGNCLSRKYRQQHVEPFCHTEALAVRILPHKKEEKRPYSRVVLASSMVGGVVGTMAIFGVAFLLVKREALHRNLKKISHTRLMVHRILPGNTLQLLKDARYIYETMKLGALGIPPYRTFVLDEIKEATNNFNATNIIGEGSNGQVYKGWLTDGTTVAIRNLKVKKRHSVQSYTNQLELVQKLRHCHLVSAIGHCFDCCQNDSSFSRIFLVFEYVPDGTLRRYVSDVQSKQKFTWTQRIAAAIEVAGGIQFLHTGITPGVYLNQLKITDILLDHNLHVKISKYNLPLLAENRKSDEIGISPCGSKENMGSILNCEARNDVYDFGVILLEMVVGRAIVSINDVHISKDILSVSLTADAMGRKSVVDPSVSKECSDDSLKTVMEVCVRCLSNEECDRPSLEDVIWNLQFAAQLQQESNNNQETPLHLL